CGGACCATTTATTCTATATTTTGCTGGTGAATGCACATCTGTCAACAGTTGTTGTGCTAACGATTCTGTTTTGATATTAACCATCCAAGCGTAAGCATATCCTAAAAAGAAACGTTTCTCAGGTGATAATCCACTGATAACTTCTTTATTTTTATATTGTACTGTTTTCTTAAACGCTTCAAATCCCATAACAATTCCTCCTAAGTCAGCAATATTTTCTCCTTGAGTTGCATCGCCATTTACAAATTTCCCAGGCAAGGCTTCATATTCGTTAAATTGTTCGACAATTAACTTGGTTTTCTCTTTAAATTTTTTCAAATCTTCTTCTGTCCACCAATTGTTTAAATTTCCTTTTTCGTCGTATTGACTTCCTTGATCGTCAAAACCATGCGTTAATTCATGACCAAAAGTTGAACCACCAATAATACTATATAAAATTGCATCATCTGGCATTCTTCCTTCAAAACCTGGAACTAAAATATTACAACCTGGAACACAAATTTCGTTATTACTTGGATTATAGTAAGCATTATAAGTTTGAGGATACATTCCCCATTCTGTTCTGTCAACTGGTTTTCCGAATTTAGAAATCATATCATTAATTGTCCATACATTAACAGCTTTTACATTTTCCAAATACGTTTTTCTATTAATATTTATACTACTCAAATCCTTCCATTTATCAGGATAACCAACTTTCATAACAATTTTACTTAGCTTGAAAAGTGCTTTTTTCTTAGTTTCTTCACTCATCCAATCTAACTTTTTGATTCGTTCAGCATATACATCACGAACATTATTTCCAATTTCAAGAAGTTTTTCTTTAGATCCTTTTGGCAGGTATTCTTTAACATAAATTTGTCCTATCAATTCTCCTAAAGCACCATCCGTTTGTTCAACAATTCTTTTCCAACGTGGTTTTTGTTCTTTAACACCACTCATAACTGTTGAAAAGAAATAGAAGTTTTGTTTTTCAAAATCAGAACTTAAATATCCAGCATAAGTATCAAGTAATTGCCATTCTAAATACGTTTTCCAATCCGAAATAGAATAACTTTTAATCATTTGATTTAATGCTTTATAAAACTCAGGTTGACCAATAATTAAAGTATCTACATTTTTTAAACCCATTGAAGATGTTACTGATTTCCAATCAATATTTGGAGTTGAAGCAGAAAATGTTTCAAGACTCATTTTATTATAATTCGCTATCGGATCACGCAGTGCTTCAAGTTTTCTAGAATTTTTGGCCATTTCGGTTTCCATTTTCATAATAACCGATGCTTTTTGTTCGGCTTCATTTTTTGAATAACCTGAAAGTTCTGCCATTGCTTGTAAATGTTTCACATATTCATTTCTGATGTTTACGGTTTCATTATCTGTATTAAAGTAATAATCTCGATTACCTAAAGTCAATCCTCCTTGACCTAAAAACACTGCATATTTATCACTTATTTTATCATCTTGTCCAACATATAAAGAAAAAGCAGGATTGGCACCAATGGTATGCAGATGAGAAATTGATGCAATTACTGAAGGAATATCATTAATTGCTTTTATTTTATTTATTTCCTCTTTTAAAGGAGATAATCCTAATTTATCAATTGTAACGGTATCCATTCCAGCAGCGTAAAAATCACCTATTTTTTGTTCATTACTTCCTTTTTTGGCATCAGTCATTTTTGCCGATTTTTCACAAATCTGTTTTATTTGAGCATTGATAGTATCGCCAATAGTTCTGAAAATACCATTACTTCTTTCGCTTGCAGGAATTGGGTTTTGTTTAAACCAATTACCATTTGCATACATAAAAAAGTCGTCATTTGGATTAACAGTTGTGTCACGATGCGTAATGATTGGATCTTCTTGAGAAGTTTCTTTTTTTGAACAACTAATAATTGAAAAAGTTGTTAGCAATAAAAAGATACTCATTTTAAAATATTTCATAATTCTTAAGGTTTGTTTTTAATATATAGTTGCAAATTATAAAATTAAATGCAATTACTTTTATTTCAAAAAAAACGCTTCAAAATATTGAAGCGCTTTTTTAGATATTTAATAAATAATTTATGATTTGCTTTCTGCTGCTTTCTTTGCAGCACAACATCCAGCTTTTTTCTCGCTAGAACATTCTTTTTTCTCAGTAGATGTAGTAGTTTGTTCTGTTTTAGCTTTTTTCTTTTTTTGTTTTGGTTCTCCAGTTGAAGCATTTGCTGACATTGTAAACATCAAAGCTACAACAGCCAAAGTAGAAACTAATTTTTTCATTTTTATATAATTTTAGAGTTTTTAGAAACATTATTGTTAATCAAAAGTATGTTTTATTTTAAAACATCAAAATTAATTAACATTTTTTTTCACTTCATAAAATTCAATTTACCTGCATAATTCAACATTCATTGAACATAGATTCAGTATTACTAATTACTTCTGTCTGTAATTATTTTAATAATCTCATCTTTAGATAACACTCCTGATTGTCGCCATAATTGTTTACCATTTTGATACAACATCATCGTTGGAACACCACGAACTTGTTGCATTGATGCTAACTCTTGGTTTTTATCTACGTCTATTTTTATGATTGAAACCTTTTCACCTAAACTATCTTTTACTTCTTTTAAAATTGGTGCAAGCATTTTACATGGTCCGCACCAAGTAGCAAAAAAATCAATCAAAACTGGTTTTTCAGAATTAATAATATTTTGAAAACTACTATTCATTTTTAGTTGATTTATATGAAACATTACATCCGTTTGGACTACAACCCAAATTAAAAACAGCTTGAATCATAAAGAATATTCCAAATACAATAAAAAACCATTCATGAGTTATGTAAGCATTGTAAAAAAGAAACAATGCCAACGCAATTCTAAAAAATCGCATAAAATGCCAATTATTGAACAGAATATTTTTCATTATTTTAGTGTAGATGGGCAAACGTAATTTGTTGTTTTAATTCCAGTATTTTTAATAGCCGAAAATCCTCCAAGAACATTTATAACATTATGATATCCACGAGCTTTTAAAATTGAAGCTGCAATAACTGAACGATAACCACCAGCACAATGTAGATAAAATTCTTCTTCTTTTGGAAACTCAGCAATATGGTCGTTTATAAAATCTAAAGGCGTAGATGGAACATCAACTATATGCTCTGAAAGGTATTCACCTGGTTTTCTAACATCGAAAACTTTAGCATTTTCGTTTATTTTTTCTTCCAATGTTTCAGCTGAAACCGACTCAAGTGTATCATATTCAAGACCTGCTTTTTTCCAAGTTTCAAAACCACCATCTAAATAACCAATGGTATTATCATAACCAACTCTCGCTAATCGAGTGATGGTTTCTTCTTCTCTTCCAATTGGAGTTACCAATAAAATAGGTTGCTTATAATCCAAAATTAAAGCACCAACCCATGGAGCAAAACCACCATCAATTCCAATAAAAATTGATTTTGGAATGTGTCCTTTTTCAAAATCATTTTGATGACGAACATCAAGAATTAAAGCATCGGTTTCATTGGCAACTACTTCGAATGTCTTAGCGTCAAATGGTTTAGCTTCATTTATTATGTTTTCAACGTTTTGATAGCCTTCTTTATTCAATTTAACATTCATTGGAAAATAAGCTGGCGGAGGTAATAAACCATCCGTAACTTCTTTTACAAATTCTTCTTTAGTCATATTTTCTCTTAGAGCATAATTAGTTGCTTTTTGTTCACCAATACTTCCAACAGTTTCTTTGCTTAAATTTTTTCCACAAGCACTTCCTGCTCCATGTGCAGGATATACTATCACATCATCGGCAAGTGTCATTACTTTGTTTCGCAAACTATCAAATAATAATCCTGCTAATTGTTCTTGTGTCATATGCGCAGCTTTTTGGGCTAAATCTGGACGACCAACATCACCAAGGAATAAAGTATCACCACTAAAAAGAGCATAATCTTTGCCGTTTTTATCTTTCAATAAATAACATGAACTTTCCATTGTATGTCCAGGTGTATGAAGCAAAGTGATTGTTATATCACCCAACTGAAATACTTCACCATCTTTAGCAATATGTGCCTTAAAAGAAGGATTCGCATTAGGTCCAAAAACAATTGGCGCACCTGTTTTTTCAGCAAGAGTAACATGTCCAGAAACAAAATCTGCATGGAAATGAGTTTCAAAAATGTATTTTATTTTTGCGTTATCAGCATTTGCTTTGTCTAAATAAGGTTGCACTTCACGCAAAGGATCAATAATAGCAACTTCGCCATTACTTTCGATATAATAAGCACCTTGTGCTAAACATCCAGTATATATTTGTTCTATTTTCATAATTAGTTGTTTTTAATTTTAATACAAATTTAAAGTATATATTAATGCTGTTCAGTAACCTTTGTTACTTTTAAGATTTATTTCAGAAATACTTCTTTTATAATAATATAGATTCCCATAGCTAAAACAAAATAGCCAAAACCTGTTTTTAGCTTCGTTGCGGTAACTTTTTTAGAAAAAATATTTCCAATTATTACTCCAATTATTGAGCAAAAAGTAAAAATTAGTAAAAGCTTCCAATCGATAACTTGATTAGTACTTAAATCGCCCAAAAAACCTATTAAGGACTGAATTGCTACAATGAATAAAGAAGTTCCAACTGCAGTTTTCATTGGTGTTTTTACTAAAAAAAGTAAGGCTGGAATAATTAAAAATCCACCGCCAGCACCAACAAAACCAGCAACAAGTCCGATTGTTAAGCCTTGAAGAAAAATACTTCCATAATTTAATTTTCCATCTTGCTTTATAGTATTTTCATCTATGGGTTTAATCATTCGTATAGCTGCTAAAATCATGACAACTGCAAAAACCAACATGATTAAAACCGATTTATGCAACGTAAATAATTCTGTATCAAAAATCACTTCCGGCAAAGATGGAACAATGTATTTACGAGTGATAAAAACCGAAATAACCGTTGGTATTCCAAAAAGGAATACTTTTTTAAAGTCAACTAATTTTTGATTGGCTTTTTGAACACCTCCAAATAAAGCTGTAGAACCAACTGCAAAAAGTGAATAAGCCGTTGCAAGAACAGGTTCAATTCCCATAACGTATGCTAAAATAGGTACGGATAAAATAGAACCACCGCTACCAATTAACCCCATTACAATTCCAACAAAAACAGCCAAAACATAACCAACAATTTGAGAACTTTCCATTTATTTAATTTTTCTTGTGCAAAGATTATTAAAATACATCAGTTGGTTTGCAACATTTGTTACTAACGAGAAAGCATTTCAATTGAAGCACGATGCAACTTTATTTTGCCTTTGTTTTCTAAAGCCTTCAACAATCTTGAAACAACAACTCTTGATGTATGTAAATCATAGGCTATTTCCTGATGTGTATTTTTAATATCTGATGAAGAATTTATTTTTGTTTTATCAATTAAATACTTCATTAATCGTTCTTCCATATTCATGAATGCTAAGTTGTCAATTGCCGACAGCATTTCTTTCAAACGATTGTTATAACTGTTAAAAACAAAATTGCGCCATGATTTGTATTTTCCTAGCCAATCTTCCATATAATTTACGGGTATCATAACAACTTGTCCTTTTGTTTCTGCTACTGCACGAATTTCACTTTTAGTATCACCAATACAACACGCCATCGTCATTGCACAAGTGTCGCCTTTTTCAATGAAGTAAAGAAGTAATTCGCCTTCATCAAAGTCTTCTCTTAAAATTTTTATAGCACCCGAAATTAAAAGAGGCATCTTCTTGATGTAATCTCCAAAATCAATTAAAACATCATTTTCATTAAACTCTCTTAATGTGGCAACCTTTGAAATTTCATCAATTAGATTTGATTCAAAAAAGGCACCATAGGTTTGTTGTAGTAATTCTTTCATTTAAAATAAAAACTTATGAAATGTAAATTTCGATAAAATTGATTGAAAAAACATGTATTTAGAAAAGTTTACCAATAAATTTATTTATAAAAATCTAAAGTCGTTAATATATCGTTAAATGTTAAAAAATAATTCTAATCTTTTATACTAATTTTGGCAATTCAAACGTTATTATAGTAGTAAATTGCACGTTAAATAAAATGATTATGGAACAAATAAAAATACTTTGGGTTGATGATGAAATTGATTTACTCAAACCACATATCCTTTTTTTAGAAAAGAAAAATTACAATGTTGTAACCTGTAATAATGGTCGTGATGCTATTGATGTTTTTGAAGAAGGAAATTTTGACATTGTTTTTTTAGATGAAAACATGCCTGGAATGAGCGGATTAGAAACATTATCTGAAATGAAAGAGAAAAAATCTTCTACTCCAATAATCATGATTACCAAAAGTGAAGAAGAATACATCATGGAGGAAGCCATTGGTTCTAAAATTGCTGATTATTTAATAAAACCAGTCAATCCTAATCAAATTT
The window above is part of the Flavobacterium sp. PMTSA4 genome. Proteins encoded here:
- a CDS encoding M13 family metallopeptidase, producing the protein MKYFKMSIFLLLTTFSIISCSKKETSQEDPIITHRDTTVNPNDDFFMYANGNWFKQNPIPASERSNGIFRTIGDTINAQIKQICEKSAKMTDAKKGSNEQKIGDFYAAGMDTVTIDKLGLSPLKEEINKIKAINDIPSVIASISHLHTIGANPAFSLYVGQDDKISDKYAVFLGQGGLTLGNRDYYFNTDNETVNIRNEYVKHLQAMAELSGYSKNEAEQKASVIMKMETEMAKNSRKLEALRDPIANYNKMSLETFSASTPNIDWKSVTSSMGLKNVDTLIIGQPEFYKALNQMIKSYSISDWKTYLEWQLLDTYAGYLSSDFEKQNFYFFSTVMSGVKEQKPRWKRIVEQTDGALGELIGQIYVKEYLPKGSKEKLLEIGNNVRDVYAERIKKLDWMSEETKKKALFKLSKIVMKVGYPDKWKDLSSININRKTYLENVKAVNVWTINDMISKFGKPVDRTEWGMYPQTYNAYYNPSNNEICVPGCNILVPGFEGRMPDDAILYSIIGGSTFGHELTHGFDDQGSQYDEKGNLNNWWTEEDLKKFKEKTKLIVEQFNEYEALPGKFVNGDATQGENIADLGGIVMGFEAFKKTVQYKNKEVISGLSPEKRFFLGYAYAWMVNIKTESLAQQLLTDVHSPAKYRINGPLQNMPEFYEAFGIKPGSKMRRPDDKRVVIW
- the trxA gene encoding thioredoxin, which encodes MNSSFQNIINSEKPVLIDFFATWCGPCKMLAPILKEVKDSLGEKVSIIKIDVDKNQELASMQQVRGVPTMMLYQNGKQLWRQSGVLSKDEIIKIITDRSN
- a CDS encoding MBL fold metallo-hydrolase yields the protein MKIEQIYTGCLAQGAYYIESNGEVAIIDPLREVQPYLDKANADNAKIKYIFETHFHADFVSGHVTLAEKTGAPIVFGPNANPSFKAHIAKDGEVFQLGDITITLLHTPGHTMESSCYLLKDKNGKDYALFSGDTLFLGDVGRPDLAQKAAHMTQEQLAGLLFDSLRNKVMTLADDVIVYPAHGAGSACGKNLSKETVGSIGEQKATNYALRENMTKEEFVKEVTDGLLPPPAYFPMNVKLNKEGYQNVENIINEAKPFDAKTFEVVANETDALILDVRHQNDFEKGHIPKSIFIGIDGGFAPWVGALILDYKQPILLVTPIGREEETITRLARVGYDNTIGYLDGGFETWKKAGLEYDTLESVSAETLEEKINENAKVFDVRKPGEYLSEHIVDVPSTPLDFINDHIAEFPKEEEFYLHCAGGYRSVIAASILKARGYHNVINVLGGFSAIKNTGIKTTNYVCPSTLK
- a CDS encoding sulfite exporter TauE/SafE family protein; translated protein: MESSQIVGYVLAVFVGIVMGLIGSGGSILSVPILAYVMGIEPVLATAYSLFAVGSTALFGGVQKANQKLVDFKKVFLFGIPTVISVFITRKYIVPSLPEVIFDTELFTLHKSVLIMLVFAVVMILAAIRMIKPIDENTIKQDGKLNYGSIFLQGLTIGLVAGFVGAGGGFLIIPALLFLVKTPMKTAVGTSLFIVAIQSLIGFLGDLSTNQVIDWKLLLIFTFCSIIGVIIGNIFSKKVTATKLKTGFGYFVLAMGIYIIIKEVFLK
- a CDS encoding Crp/Fnr family transcriptional regulator, whose protein sequence is MKELLQQTYGAFFESNLIDEISKVATLREFNENDVLIDFGDYIKKMPLLISGAIKILREDFDEGELLLYFIEKGDTCAMTMACCIGDTKSEIRAVAETKGQVVMIPVNYMEDWLGKYKSWRNFVFNSYNNRLKEMLSAIDNLAFMNMEERLMKYLIDKTKINSSSDIKNTHQEIAYDLHTSRVVVSRLLKALENKGKIKLHRASIEMLSR